Part of the Nicotiana sylvestris chromosome 5, ASM39365v2, whole genome shotgun sequence genome is shown below.
gcaagggAAATGCTTGAATTGTTACACATCAAGAGAGTTGCACGCGTGAACAGGTCCACCCCTACCAACTACTCTTCGGTTTTAATTATTTACCTGTACGTATGTCAAAGAAAAAGTTTAGCCATTTTAGCTAAAAATTAAAGTGAGAAGTAATATTATTTGATCATGATTAAGTGATGAATAACATATAAAAAATATCTCATATTCGTAACTAATATCGGTAAGTTTTCAATAAGATTCTTTAGTTCGCAATGTAATAGATGGTAAGCAACCGTAGGCTACCTCGATCATCAAAGCCTGTAAAGGTTTAAAGAACAACTTACAAGGATTTCTTGACCCTTGTTAATATCTAAAGAATAACTTTAAAGAAGAGGCAAGAGTTTTTATACCCATTCGTTCACACTTCCTTTTTGGTCCCCTATTCACTAGCTCAAGGCCCTGCTCTTTCCTTGCAATGAAAACAAAGAGTCAAATTCAGAAACTTATAAAattgaaataaagaaaaggattaattaattaaagatCACATATGTGTGTAGAGAATCCTTCTTGTGCACAGCTTTAAAGGATTCTTTCTTGATAATGGCCACCCTAAAGAGCCAGAAGAAGAGGCTTTTTCAGAGtcactttctttcaattttccaaGTTTTTGGCATTGTGAAACTTGTCTTTGCAtgcgcaaagataaaaaaaatgatttaatTGTTGGATCTCTTTTGTGGGGTTGAGAGTAAAGGGGTGACCTTAGAATTCCTTATCTCTTGGCCTTGATTAGTTTGTAAGATAATGCACTTTTACTTTTATCTCTATTGCTAAGGCAGTCTCAGCAGCCAATAGATTTGGTGTTCTCATCTCTTTTGTGAGCTCAACAGATAAGAAAAGTTTTATACAACTTTAACTGCTTGTACTTAGCTAGCTTTAACTTATTAATCATCTGACATACAACTTTGGTTAAGCTTTTAAAGAAAGCCCGGAACACTAAGCTTTCGCTATGCGCGAAATTCGGAGTGGAGCCAGACCACAaggggtctattgtacgcagcattatcctgcatttctgcaagaggatATTTTTACGACTCGAAATTGTGACCTCCTGGTCatatggcaacaactttaccagttacgtcaaGGAAGTCAACTAACTTCACCAGATAATTTTTACTCTGTGACTTTTCATAATAAAGGATTTAACTTATGGACGCATTTAGGGGATAATAAATCTACCAAATATGGACCAATAACTTATGGTCCTTGCCTACTTTTTATCTGTTTTTCTCTTGCTCAACTAATATCTCTATTTTGCGGTGGAAATCATTTGCTAGATCGAACTCAATAATTGGCAAATCCTTCTATATTAAGATATCAGTTGAAAAACTAATAGCAAAGATCATGAATCAATCAGCCATCAAGAGAACCAAACCATTGAAAAAGTTACTTGTCAAAGGAGAAGTTTCAAAGTCTCTATAGTGTGTGCAATTAAACTCCATTATTCATTTAACCTTGCGTGCAAATACTAAATTCTCAACAACAATACAAATGAGACGTCCATTTAATGGACAAAATTCCAATTATAAAATGCCTCCAACAAGTCGCGGTTCATTTGGTGAGCCAAGTTGATCAAGCTATTATTCAATGGCCATAAAATACACAACGTTTCATGCCTGAGGGACAGATACACCCTTGGTCGATAAAACTCACAAATAATGCAAACAAACCCTAATTTAGGATAAGAATTAAAGCATTAGAACCtctacaatctcaagctcaaacACAAATACAAACAGGAGCGTAGGCCGTAGCTATGAACCCCCACTACATTGGAAATTACACTGTGAAATAAGGTCAAGGTTTCTTATCGTGtttatattctttattttttaaattctctGGGTGAAAAATTTGTATAGAGAACTGTGTTGCATAGCGCACCTGTTTGTATTTTGGCACAATAGAATCAATAGTTATTAATTTGCAGCTGACCCGATCAATAGGATAATACTCACTTCAAATAAATTGAAACTTGATACATTACATAGTACTAAAATTTAACGCCGGAGAGTTGTCGATTGATTAATCTTCAAATATTTGCAAGTAAAACCCACAAAAAATGTCCATAGCTTTAACAGAAAGATAAGCCAACCACAAGTCGTACATATCTGCACAATGAAACCATATGCAATAAAGAAACAGAACGTGGTAGGGTCCTCCAACCTTAACTCCATGGGCCAATACTTGGCATCACGAGGAGTCGAGGACCATTCTGaattcagattttttttttttaaaagaaaattgaaCCCCCTTACTTATCTATCAACAAGTTTCAAGGTAGTAAAGCAAGTGCAAAACAATCTGCGTGTTCAACTGGAAACCTTATTATATTTTGCTGCCTAGCTAAGTGAACTTTGTAATAACAAAGATGATATAACATACTACCTCCGGTTCATCAGCGAACAGTTTACTTTTTCGACTAGTTTACTTTTTCATTTTGGTCTAAGATAAGTGTCTAGTTAGATAATCAATCCCTACAAAGTTCTCCCTACAAAGTTTTCTAACTCCTCGCTATAACTATGTAACCCATATTTAATAAGGGTAATTTAATCATACTAGATATTTTTGTATAGGATTTAGCATTTTCGTAACGAGCGTGGTAAAAAGAAACTTATCAAGTAGAGGGAGTAATAGCATAAGACAAAAGCATACCAAAATCAGACATAGTTATATATAAGCAAGAAAACATACAAAGTAGTCTCCTTTGATCATGCATATACAAAAACCACAGCCTGACCAAAGATGGAGAGGGACCTTAAACCACTACTACTATTACATATCAACATGAATCTAATACTCGACTGACCTCTTGCAAATGTCAAAAACCTCATTGCAAGAGGCCATTACCTGACTGACTCCATACATAATATAAAACCTAAAGATTACAATATGAAAAAACCAAAGTAATACTACAAATTTCAAAGAGCTGCCCAATCAATCTCCACTGATGGATACTTTGGTAAAAAGAAGTTTTCTGATTCGTCAAATGAAGGCTCAATGAAATCCAGGAAAGTAATATCAGACTCAGGCGATGATGTCACtgctgatgatgatgattcctCAGATTGTGTAGGAGAAGACGACGACGTGGCCTCAATCTTGACATTAACATTTTCTGGACAATCTTGAACTGAACCTGAATTCAATTTGGATGCTGCTTTTTTGGACTTTCTTGGCTTGGAATCAGTATTATTATTAGAAGACAAGCCATCAGAATTGGCTAGGTTTTGGCAAATGGCTTGAAGTTTAGCATCAACAGAGGAATGCAAAGgcttaaaatcagataattcaTTGTTTAATTGATGCCTTAGATGTGGAAAATTAAGCCTAGCAAACTCTCCTCTTAGCTTATAAGCAGCTTTGTCATAAGCCAAAGCAGCTTCTTCAGCTGTATCAAAAGTGCCAAGCCAAAGCCTAGTTCTATTCTTAGGAAGTCTAATTTCAGCTACCCATTTACCCCAATGACGTTGTCTCACTCCTCTATAAAGCTTTGTAGGCTTCTGTATAGCACCACCACTTTGCTTCATTGGGACTGGTTTAAGACCAAGATAGTTCATAGAATTCAAATTCTTAGAATATGTTGGAGTTGTTGGTAATAAACCTAAGCTCTGCTGTTGTTGTAgtaaaagttgttgttgttgttggttttgGAATTGGATCTGGGCTTGGATTTGGAAGATCTGAGAAGGAGTAAGATGGTTAAGTCCAATTGAACCAGTTTCAGCAACATGGCCCATAGGGTTAAAACTCAAAGATGGGATTGTGCAGAAATCAGTATACAAATTGGGCTCACCAAAAGGATagaaacaagaagaagaagaagaagatgttgaaggtgaagaagaagaagatggagaaagagaaggagaaatagaagaagaacaagaagcaCCTTTCATAAAAGGTTCAAGTGCTTTCATTAATTCTTCTGATAAAGGATCTGAAAAAACTGAACTGTTGTTACTGTATATGTCTATAGCTGATGCCATGGTTAATATCAGAACAcacaataaaacaaaaaaaaacaataattcACAAAAAAAGTAAGATAAAGATTTACCTGATTCTTATATCAAAACTACATAACAGGTAGAGATTTAGAGAAAAAATTACAAGCTTTTCTACAAAGTTGAAATGAAAAATCAAGAACCTAAAACCAACCTTAGGGATACAAAAACAAACCCTTCTGGTTGTTTTGAACAAAGAAAAATTCTGGAAAATAATTAAAAGCTATAGCAATAAAAAGAGAACCTGGGATCTCTGTTCTGAATCACCTGGCTTTCAAAACAAAACACCCAAAAGGGGGGTTTGATTCTGTCAAAAATATGTCAAGAAAAACACACCCTTTAGTTTGAAAATCACTTTTGAAAGACACAGACGAGGACAGAAAGGGATCTCAAGAAGCGGGATGTTACAGAGGGGgaagaagaaaataagaaaatcaaatACACACACAAGTATTGTAGGTAGCCTCACTGATTTTTTCCACTCTGAAGAAATGGTGAAGATGGTCTGTCTATTTAAAGACCTGCTATCtgcccctctctctctctctctctctccattgagtttcctaattttcttttttcttttctggttTTCTTTTATTCATATTTTCCACTATGGCTCCCCGAATCTATTTTTACCATGCCCCCACCTATGAGGAAATAATATTC
Proteins encoded:
- the LOC104244440 gene encoding ethylene-responsive transcription factor RAP2-13-like — protein: MASAIDIYSNNSSVFSDPLSEELMKALEPFMKGASCSSSISPSLSPSSSSSPSTSSSSSSCFYPFGEPNLYTDFCTIPSLSFNPMGHVAETGSIGLNHLTPSQIFQIQAQIQFQNQQQQQLLLQQQQSLGLLPTTPTYSKNLNSMNYLGLKPVPMKQSGGAIQKPTKLYRGVRQRHWGKWVAEIRLPKNRTRLWLGTFDTAEEAALAYDKAAYKLRGEFARLNFPHLRHQLNNELSDFKPLHSSVDAKLQAICQNLANSDGLSSNNNTDSKPRKSKKAASKLNSGSVQDCPENVNVKIEATSSSSPTQSEESSSSAVTSSPESDITFLDFIEPSFDESENFFLPKYPSVEIDWAAL